The following nucleotide sequence is from Actinomycetota bacterium.
TCACCCATGGCTACGGGGCCGTGCTCTCGCCCGCCAACTCCGTCACCGCCGACGGCCAGCCCGACTTCTTGGTGCGCAACATCCCGCCCCAAGGTGCGCCCGCCATCACCGAGCCCCGCCTCTACCACGGCGAGGCCATCGGGGGCTACAGCATCGTGGGGACGGGCCGTGACGAGATCGACTACGTCCGCGAGGACGGCACGGCCGTACCCAACCGCTACGACGGCCAAGGCGGGGTCGACATCGGGTCCCTCACTCGGCGGGTGGCCTTTGCCCTGCGCTTCGGTGACATCAACCCGGTGATCTCGGAGTTCATGACCGACGAGTCCCGGATCCTCTACATCCGTGACATCCGGGAGCGGGTGCGCACGATCGCCCCCTTCCTGTCCTACGACAACGACCCCTACCCGGTGGTGCTCGACGGGCGCATCACCTGGATCATGGACGCCTACACGACCACCGACCGGTTCCCCTACGCCCAGCGGGCCGACACCAGCCGGTTGGGGGCGGGCAGCGGACTGGCCCAGATCTTCAACTACGCCCGTAACTCGGTCAAGGTCACCATCGACGCCTACGACGGCACGGTCACCTACTACATCGTCGACCCCGACGACCCCATCGCGGCCGCCTACGCCCGGGCCTTCCCTGACCTGTTCACCGACGTCCGCGAGGTCGCCCCCGAGCTGCGGGCCCACTTCCGCTACCCCGAGGACATGTTCCGGGTGCAGACCAGCATGTGGGGCCGCTACCACATCGGCGACGCGGCCGAGTTCTACTCCCAGTCCGACCGCTGGAACATCGCCCAGGACCCCGGTTCGGGCCGGGGCGTGGCCGCCACGGCCGCGCCCATCGACCAGGCTTCCAACCTGCCCTTGGGCCCCCGTGAGGGCCGCATGGACCCCTACTACCTGCTGATGCGCCTGCCCGAGGCCCCCCGGCCCGAGTTCCTGATCCTCCAGCCCTTCGTCCCCTTCTCCGAGGACGACACTCGCCGGGAGCTGTCGGCCTTCATGGTCGCCAAGTCCGACCCCGCCGACTATGGCCAGCTCGAGGTGTTCGTCATGCCCCGTGACCGCCAGGTCGACGGTCCCGCCATCGTCAACGCCCGCATCAACCAGGACCCCGAGGTGTCCTCGCTGATCACCCTGCTGAGCCGGGCCGGCTCCGAGGTCATCCTGGGCAACCTGGTCCTCATCCCCGTCGACCAGTCGCTCCTCTACGTACGCCCCCTCTACGTGCAGGCGACGGGGGCCAACGCCGTCCCCGAGCTGAAGAAGGTCATCGTGGCCTTCGGGGGCCGCATCGCCATCCGCGACACCCTCCAGGACGCGTTGGTGGCGGTGTTCGGCGACGCCCCGCCCACGCGCGAGGAGGGCCCGGCGGTGCCTGGCGACCCCGCCGACCCCGAGACTTCGCTGCTGCCCGAGGAGGTCCGCCTGCTGCTCGATGAGGCGGCTCGGGCCTTCGCCGAGGCCGACACCGCCCTGCGGGCGGGCGACCCCGTCCTCTATGCCACCAAGGTGCAGGAAGGCCGGTCGGCCTTCGAGCGGGCCCGCCAGGCGGCATCGACCGCCCCGGCCACCACCCCCGTGGGCACCACGGCCACCACCGTGGCCCCCAACGGGGCGGCCCCGACGACGGTGCCGCCGACGACGGCCCCCCCGTAGGGCAGGGGCTCGGGGCCTAACCGATGAGGGCCGGCACGGTGTAACCCGAGGTGGCCGGGTTGGGGCTGACCAGGCCGGACGTGCAGCGCTGGGGAGGCGGGGCCCAGACGTCGGCCCCTGCGTAGGTGATCCCCAGTGCGCGGGCCAGGGGGGCGAAGACCTCGGCCATCACACCCGGGGTGGCCGCGTTGGTCCCGTTGGAGACGTCGAGGGCGATGAGGTTTCCGTTGAGGCCCAGCAGGAGGACGTTGACGGTCAGGTTCGACACGGCCAGCGACGGGAGGGCCAGGGCGGTGGCCGACACCCGCTGGGAGGGCGAGCCCGCCTCGTAGGGCGGGAAGTACGACAGCGTCGTGCCCGGGTTCCCCGGGGCCGTGGCCGTCACCACCGAGTTGGTGTCGACGGTCACCAGCCCGGCCACGTCGACGACCCGGGTGGGCACGGGAGTGGGCGGGGTGGACGGGTTGGACAGGGCGGCGTCGCCCACTGCGCCCAGGCGGGCCGTAGCGGCGTCGGTCTCGGCCCGGATGTCGACCCGGGCGGGGGGCGACGGGCTCGTGCACGCCATGGCGTGCAGGTGAGCGCGGGCCGTGCCGGCCTCGATCAGGAAGGGCACCCGCACGTCGGTCAGGCCCAAACCGCTGAGCACGATCCGAAGGTGGACCTCGACCAGGGCCCGGAGCTGGCTGGTGGACGCCGTGGTCAGGTAGCCGCCCCCGGTGTCGGTCCCCGGCGGCCCGGACTTGGCCTGGGGACCTTCGATGAGACCGAGCTTGACCCGGGCGAAGTTGAACCCGGGGATGGCCCCCACGTCGCTGGAGGTCAGGTCGAAGGACACGAAGTGGTCGCCGTCGGCCACCACCGCCCCGCCCCGCACGATGTCGAGCACCCTGAGGGTGGCGTTCGCCACGTCCTGGCCGTCGCCGATGGTCCCGACCACCGAGAACAGGTCGCGCACGGTGAAGGTCGCACCCACGGCCGCACTGACCTGGGAGGCGATCTGGGCCAGAGGAGTGGCGGCCGCCAGGCTGGTGGCCGTCCCGTCGGCCTGGAGGGCCGAGACGGTGGCGTCGAGCAACTGGCGGTACGTGAGCTGGGCGTCGAGCACACCGTCGACCGTGCCCGCCGACAGGCCCAGGGCCGTCCGCAGCCGCTCGAAGGTCACCGAGGCGTCGGCGATGCCCTTCCAGCCCACGGCGTCGACACTGACGGTCCCGGGGGCCACCACCCGGGACAGGAAGCGGTTGAGCACCCTCACCTCGGTGGCCCCCACTGTGCCGCTTACACCCGCGAGGGTCGAGCCCACGGCCACCGACCCCAGGGGCCCGGCCAGGGCGGAACGGGCCTTGGCGCTCACGGTGCGCGACCCTTCGGCGAAGTAGTTGCGGAACGGGGACGAGACCGTTACCTCGACGGCCGTGGCCCCGGCCAGGGGCCCGGGGACGAAGGCGCCGTCGACGACCGTGCCGGGCTGGGCCGTCACGTCGTAGCCGGCAGTAGCCCACGGGAAGCCGTTGCGTTGGGCGCTGGCCCCGGCGGCCAGCGTGAGGTCGTCGCCGGCCACCAGGGCGCGCACGGTGTCGAGGGCGGCCATGTCGGCCACCTTCTGGTTGTTGCGGCGCTCCTGGGCCAGCCGGCCGATGTCGATCGCCAGGGCGGAGGCGATCACGGCAACCACCATCCCCACGGCGGCCATCACCTGGACGGCACCCCGTTCGGGGGCGGCTTTGGTGAAGGGGGCGGCGTTCACGGGCTGCTCCGGCTGGGTCGGGTGGTGTGGTTGGAGCTATGTGTCTGGTTAGGACGGAGGCTTCGGCGGCCCGTCCCTTGCGGTTCGGGCCCGGACGCCCGCCGTTCTCATGGCGCGCCCCAGGACGGTCCCGGGGCCGGGGCGAGGGCGGGAGGCCCGGCGAGGGTTGGGCCGGAAGCTGCTGGACCGGGGCCAGCGGCGCCCGGGCCCGCGCCGGAGCCGCTGGGGCCGGTCAGCCCGGACGGGACAGCACCCGCCTCGGGCCCCATTGGCGCGTCACCGGCAGCCGGCCCCCCGGTCGCGCCGGCGCCCGGCCCGGGTGGGCCTGCGGGCGGCCCCCCTTGACCGCCCTCGGTGGCACCCGCGGTCCCGGCCGGCGGCCCCGGCAGGCTGGCAGGCGGCCCCCCCGGCCCCCCCGCCGGCGGCCCGGGCAGGCTGGACGGCGGGCCCGGCACGCCCTGGGGCGGTCCGGGATCAACGCCGGGCGGCCCGGGCAGGCCGTCGGGGGGGCCGGGCTGAGCGGGGACGTTCGGGCCCGCGGGTGTCTGGCGGGCGATGTCGAGCCCGCTCTGGGCGGCATCGCCGGCACCCGCCGGCGGCCCGGTGAGGGGGCCGGAGATCTCGGCTGCGCCCCCGCCCGCGGGGGCGGTGGCCGGGGGCGTACCCCCCGGGTTGCCGGCCGGCTCGCGGTCGCGGCCGCCGGGCAGCTCGAACGGCGTCACCGCCTCGACGGCCCGGGCGATGGCGTCGCGGGCGGGGGCGGGCAGGACGTTGGTGGCGGCCGCCACCGGCAAGGCGACGACCACGGCAGCCACGCTCCCGGCCACCGCCGCCGCCAGGCGGCGACGGCCCCAGGCGGGGCGCACGACGGTGGCCTCGGGGGAGGTGGACGGGGGGCCATAGGCGGTCGACCTGGGCCCAGAGGAGGGCTCGGTCGAGAGGTCGGCCCACGACGGCGGGAGCTTCCAGGTGCCGGTCGCAGCCGGGCCGCCGACGGCGACCGGCGCAGCGGTGGCCCCGGCTACCGGACCGGCGGCCGTCCCGGGGGCGGGCCCCGTGATCGGAACGGCGCTGGGCCCCGTGATGGCCCGCCCGGCGGGCGGTCCGGCGACGGCGCGGGACTGGGCGAACAGGCGGGCCAGTTCGGGCCCGACAGGCGGAGGCGGCCCGCTCACCGCCACGGCCACGTCGGCCGCGAGGGCGGCCAGAGCCGGGTCGTTCTCCCAGCGGGGATCGGGCCGGCCGTCGAGGAACGCTTCGACGGCTTCCTCGGTCAGGAGCGGGGTGGGGACCATTGCACCGTTGTGATCGTCGGCCGGCCTCACCGCGATACCCCTTCTCCTACGAACGAGCGCCGCAGCGACGCCACGGCCCGGCGCTGCAGCGCCTTCACGGCCGTCACCGGCTTGCCCAGAGACTCCGAGACCTGCTCGACGGTCATGCCCGCCACCATGCGCAGCAGGACCACGTCGCGCTGGTCGGGGGAGAGGCGGGCGGCCAGGGCCCGCACCCGCTCCACACCGAGGCGCCGCATGGCCTCGTCCTCCACGTCGCCCCCGTGACCGCCCGCCTCGGCCACGTCGGCCCCGTCGGCCACGACCGGCCGGCGCGACTGGCGGCGCCGAGAGTCGGCCAGGCGGTGGTGGGCGATGGTGAAGACCCACGAGCGGAACTTGTCCTCGTCGCCCTCGAAGGTCGGCAGCGACGTGAACGCCCCGAGGAAGACCTCGTTGGTGAGGTCGTCGGGCTCGGCCGCACCCTGCACCTTCAGGTAGCCGCTGACGGCCGGGGCCAACGCCCGGTAGAGCTGGGAGAACGCGGCCCCGTCGCCCGCCCGAGCTGCCTCCAGGACCGGGGCGAACGGTGCCCCCAGCCACGGGCCGCGGCGAGCGTACGGAGCCATAGGGACAGTATCGACGGTTCGGTCGGCGGTGTTGACCGCCCCCCAGCGCGCCCCTACCCCGTACTGGGAGTACGAGGTAGGGGTCACGCAGCGGGGCTGGTACTCCTAGCCGCCGAGCCCACCCTTGACGAACGGCGGCACCTTGGCGGCGGCCGGCGTCTGGTCGACGACCGACAACCCGGCCGAAGCCCCGGCGGTCGCACCCGCGGGCGGCCCCGCGGTCACGCCCGCGGGGGGCCCGGCCGGCACACCCTCGGGGGGACCGGTGGTCACACCGGGAGGCGGCCCGGGCACCCACGGCGGGATGCTCTCGGCGGCCGGGGTCTGGCGGGCCCGGTCGAGGCCGGTGGCCTCGGGCTGGCCGCCCTCGGCCGCGGTCGAGGGCTTGGGCCCGGTGGCGACCGACGGCAGGTTGGCGGCCGCCGGCGTGTTGGCGGCCACACCCAGCCCGAAGTCGGCGCCGGCCTCGGCCGCCCCGGCCTTGGCGGCCGCGGCCACGTCCAGCCCGAAGCCAGCCGAGGCCGGCAGCTCGGGCAGTTCCGGCACTTCGACCACTACGGCGGCCTGGGTGCCGGTGTCGACGGCGTCCTGGGCGGCCGACGGCAGGACGGCGGCCACCCCGGCGGTGGCGGTGACGGCGATGCCGACCCCCACCCCGGCCTTGGCGGCTGCTCCCAGGCCGGCCAGCTTGGCCCCTATCCCTGCGATCAGTGCTGCGATCATCTGTGTATGTCCTCCACTTCGGTAGTCCGGATGCCTGCGCGCACAGGCCCGGGACGTTGCTGGCTGCCGTCGCCGGCAGTTCGCCTTTTCGGTGGAGACCGTCTGTGTTGGTCTCTTGACTGAGCTATCGCCGCCGGCGCTGGGTTCGATACCACCTGCCAGGGGGTTTCCTGCCCGCCCTGGCGGCCGGGCCGCCCCATGACCGGTGCCTTGGCCCTCATC
It contains:
- a CDS encoding UPF0182 family protein → MLPPVEVPSPRRRKGRSLRLVIGLVIALLGLAITSARGLAGLYTDFLWFDSLALSSVWTGVLGAKITLAVAFTFGSFILVLANLVIAQRLAPMVRPPGPEEDALTEFHALIARRPRLLWVGVSAFLAFLFGAGVAARWNEWLLFRNSVSFGVTDPLFSEDVGFYVFQLPFLVFVTNWLFAVLVVVLIVSAGAHYLNGGIRLQVAAPRVTPGVKAHLSVLAGVIALVKAVNYYLDRFELVFSTRGVVHGAAYTDVNAQLPALNLLIFISLLAAVLFLVNIRRQGWMLPITAVGLWFLVAVVAGSIYPALIQRFRVEPAESTREAQYIARNIEATRVAMGLDDVNIREFRYNEDLDAAGLTRNAETIRNVRLWDPQVLQQTYQRLQEVRTFYRFTDVDVDRYVIDGELTQIVLSARELSPGSLPSDTWENRHLAFTHGYGAVLSPANSVTADGQPDFLVRNIPPQGAPAITEPRLYHGEAIGGYSIVGTGRDEIDYVREDGTAVPNRYDGQGGVDIGSLTRRVAFALRFGDINPVISEFMTDESRILYIRDIRERVRTIAPFLSYDNDPYPVVLDGRITWIMDAYTTTDRFPYAQRADTSRLGAGSGLAQIFNYARNSVKVTIDAYDGTVTYYIVDPDDPIAAAYARAFPDLFTDVREVAPELRAHFRYPEDMFRVQTSMWGRYHIGDAAEFYSQSDRWNIAQDPGSGRGVAATAAPIDQASNLPLGPREGRMDPYYLLMRLPEAPRPEFLILQPFVPFSEDDTRRELSAFMVAKSDPADYGQLEVFVMPRDRQVDGPAIVNARINQDPEVSSLITLLSRAGSEVILGNLVLIPVDQSLLYVRPLYVQATGANAVPELKKVIVAFGGRIAIRDTLQDALVAVFGDAPPTREEGPAVPGDPADPETSLLPEEVRLLLDEAARAFAEADTALRAGDPVLYATKVQEGRSAFERARQAASTAPATTPVGTTATTVAPNGAAPTTVPPTTAPP
- a CDS encoding sigma-70 family RNA polymerase sigma factor yields the protein MAPYARRGPWLGAPFAPVLEAARAGDGAAFSQLYRALAPAVSGYLKVQGAAEPDDLTNEVFLGAFTSLPTFEGDEDKFRSWVFTIAHHRLADSRRRQSRRPVVADGADVAEAGGHGGDVEDEAMRRLGVERVRALAARLSPDQRDVVLLRMVAGMTVEQVSESLGKPVTAVKALQRRAVASLRRSFVGEGVSR